A segment of the Cohnella algarum genome:
CTGATTGAACAAGGGAAGATCCAGACGCTTAACGATTTGAATCGATTCTTCTCGGCGTGGCTTGAGATTGCTTACCACCAGAAAGTCCACAACAGCTTTAAGCAGCGCCCAGTCGACCGATACCAAAAAGACGACCACCCGATTCGCATGTTGCCGCCGCATGAACTCATAGAAGTATTCTTGCTGGAGGAATCCCGCAAAGTGGACAAAACGGGATGCATCTCGCTGCTGGGCACGATATTCGAGGTCCAGACAGAGCTTGCCGGCTCGAAGATTCAGGTGCGATTCGATCCGCACGACCTGTCCGTCATCCAGGTGTGGAAGGACGGCCAGCGCTATGAAGACGCGAAGCCAATGAAGCTCCGCGATCCGAAAAACCGGCCGAAGCAGGATGAACCGAAGGCCGTCATGCAACCGCCGAAGACGGGCCTCAACTATGTGGAATTATTGGTGGAAGAACAGAAACGGCAGACCCGCGAAGCGCAAGGCGCTGCGCTTTCGCGAGCGATGAAAGAGGTGAATCGCTCATGATTCGTGGTTTCTTCGGGTGGGAGCGCGTTCCGTTCACCCGGGAGATTGAAACACGGCATCTGCACCGCTCCAAGCGATTCGAAGAATGTGTAGCACGGATGCAGTATATGGTGATGACTCGCTCGATTGGCTGCGTCACCGGTGAAATTGGCTGCGGCAAGTCGACAGCCGTTCGCTACTTGAAAGACCAACTGGATCCGAACAAGTACCGGTTTATCTATCTGTCGGATGCGAATCTGAAACCAAGGGACTTTTACCGTGAACTCCTCCACCACTTCGGCTTGCCGCCCAAGTTTCTGCGCAGCGAAGCCAAACGGCAATTCCAGCACCTCGTATGGGATTTGTACGAGAACCAGCAGAAGGTCGCCGTTATTGTCGTGGATGAAGCGCACCTGCTTTCAGGAGACATGCTGCAAGAAATACGCTTTTTGACGAATTTTCGTATGGACTCGATTTCGCCGCTTGCCCTGCTGCTCATTGGACAGCCGGAACTACAGGCCACGTTGCAACTGAGAATCTTCAAGCCGATTACACAGCGGATGAACGTGCGTTTTCATTTGGAAGGCTTGTCGCTCGAGGAGTGCCGCGATTACATCTCCCACCAATTGGAGGTTGCCGGAAGTACAGGGCCGGTGTTTACGACAGAAGCGATGGACGCCATATACGCGCATGCTCGGGGGATATGCCGAGAGATAAATAACGTCTGCACCGCTGCGCTTCTGGATGCAGTGCTGCGAAAAGACAAAATGATTGATACCGTCCATGTGACGAGGATCCTAGCTGAATTTAAGGAACAGTGAGGGATGACAAATATGAATGAGATACGATTTCATGGAGATACCGAGCGTTGGAACGTGTACGATGGAGAAGAGTTGCTTTGCTCGCTACGTTGTGGTGATGCCGTGATGATTCAAGTAGGAAAGCACTTCTTGCCATCCAACCTTGAGCTCGATACGGACTGGTACGTGAAGTTTGGAAATTCGAAGTTCTGGCTCCACCGACATGCCAAGTACCGCGTCCGACCGCTGTTCTAACTGCTCTTCGGAGCAGTTTTTTTACGCCGACAAACAAAGGCGAAATATAATTGTCTCCGAAACGGCGGTGAGGAAAGCAAAAAGCCACCGTCATTGGCGGTTCCGAATCTACCGTCAATTAAAGTGGCTGATGACATCTACGAATGTCGCCAGAAAATCGAAAAAGAATTTTTTCATGATCGCGGCCGCGACAACCCCGATTTTCCGAACATATCAAAAGAAGTCACCCATTTCGTGAAACTTACGGGAAACGACAAATTCGGCGCCGAACTGATGATGCTCTACGTGGAAGCAAGCATGATTTTCGCAAGGACCCATTTCATCTCGGACGCCTCTCTTTCCAACAGCTTGTTGTCGGTTTTCACCGACCTGATTCATTTGCTTCAAAAGGATGAAACTCGCGAGCTGATCGAAGCGTACAAGAGCCGGATTCATGCGGCGCTGCAAAGCGCGGACAGGATCGATTACTGGGTTCTGCACAAGATGCATCATTTGTACGAGGGATTGGGCGGGATTGAGGAACAGAAATAATCGATGGATGAATAATCCGAGTGACAATAGTCGGATTTAAGTTTTGTCATTCGGTAAGGGGAATGCAGGAAGGGTGTCATGTCATTCTAAGATTTTGAACATCCATAACGGTTGAACTTGGGGGCTCGACTCAGGTTCAACCGTATTTGTTTGTGCTCGAACTTCTGTTCGCTGACCGGCTCTCGTAGAATGAACATCAACGAAGCTCAAATGAGGGGGCAAGTAAGAATGAAAATTTCTCAAGCGCGGCAATCCCATTATCAAACCTGCCAAGATTGCGGCAAAAACGTCTGAAAAGTCAATGCACTTCGAAAAGGGCAAAAATTTGCAACCTGTGCAGGATGCAGCGGAAGGGAGCTTATCCATATAAGGGCATTCTTATAATCGGGGATGGCTTTAAAAGGCAACGAGGGGCTTGTCACTTTTCAATATAAATCGGGGCATCGCCAACTGTTGACATTAAAGAACGCATGGGATTATGTACGGGAGGCCGCGCGCGTATAAACGGGGACAGAAGTCATTAGAGAGATCATGGATGTTGATGAAGCAGAAAAGCACGTGGTAGAGCGGGAAGAAGGCCGTTCTGCAGGAGCCCTTCCGCTCGGTTGGCCGCATCGCAGAGCTGTTCGGCGAAAACATGGACGACGCCCGGGAGATTATCGGCATTATCGACGATATAAATCGGAGTGCGGAGGTTGTCGGGGTTTGATTGGGCCTAGACAGGCAAAGAAACCTTGGTGAATTAGTCCAAGGTTTCTTTGCCATTCATGTGCGACATAAAAAAACACTACATTTCAATCCTCATTCATCAGAAGATGAATGACATGAAAACCAAAAAACGTCTTGACAACATTATTTAGCCAAACTTAAAATTGGTATCAAGACAAGAAAATTATTACATAAAAAAATACTACGAATCAAGTCCTTCGATGGATACGACGATTTTTATTCTTATCGACTAAACATTCGCAATATGTGATCGACCAACATCCTTGATGTAGCTTGGCCAGTTGAAAGTAGTTGCCGCATCCGTAGCAGTATACTCTGTTAACAAATGGCATCTATTGGTGAAAAGGAGAGCGATTGTGTTTCATATGAATACGCCAACAACACATCACATACTTACGGAATGGGAATCAGATACGAATGCTAGTAATCTTGTAGTTCATTTATATTCGCTACCTGTGCGTAATGTGTTCGAACTACACAATGAAAATGGACATGCTTGTTCCGAGTTACGAAGATTAAACAAAACTAATGTTATAGACTTTTTTGAACAGTTTATTGCAAGTTGGCAACCTATAGAAAATTGGGGCAAGTATACATTCACTAATCATGAATGCCGGTCAATAAATGCTTTAGTTTCAACTGAGCGAACAGTATTAGAACGTTTGCTTTTAAGAACGATTGAAAGCGCTCAGCCAAGAAATGAAATTGCCGCGGGTAGCCGGAAGTTTACGTGGCTGAAAGCAGAGAAAGTCGTTCAGAACATTTCAATTCATAGGGTAATTCATTGCGATGTTTCTATTAATATCAACGGTGTAATAACGGTTGGATTTGATTTAAATCATAGCTTTCGAACGAATGATTCCGTGTTTGATCTGATGAAGTCTAAAGCAATTATTAAAGGTGATCGAGTTATTGATAAATACAATAATCTGCATTATGAGTTCGATAAAGTTACAGAGTATACCATTAGTGATGTAGTACCAGAACTTGGTCAATCCGTCATTAATTACTTTGTTAGGGAAAGAAAACAAACTTGGAAAGTTGACAAGCTCGATCCGAGCATGCCCGTCGTTTATGTAAAAATGAAAAATAGACAAGCTCCCATTGCATATGCTCCTGCCATGTTACAAAAGGAGCTAACTTTTGAATCGCTTCCGGTTGCCGTAGTACGTCAAACGTCGGAAGTTTATAAACAAAATGCAAATCAAAAAATCAAGATATTGTTAGACGAGATGCAAAACATATTGAAACGTACAGATAAACTTCAGTTTTCCAAACAAAAGCTGCTTGTTCAGCAAAGCGGTTATAAGGTAAAGCAAATCGAAATCCCGAACCTTACATTTGGTAAAAATGTTACACAGTCACAGCCCAGATACGGTCTTGAAAAAGGTGGCGTTGTGCTGTCTAAGCCATTATCGATTAATTTACTCGTTTATCCGGAACTGATTAATACGAAGCTCAATGCCATTACAGCTTTTAATGATAAGTTAATCGCATTGTCTCATAAATGGGGAGTACCGCTTACAATACTTAAAAAATCTGAGACATATCGCAACAAATCAATCGATTTCACAAACCCGCATCAATTTGCTATTCTACTTAAGGAACTTGCGAATTATTCATTCCAGGAACTTACTCTTGTCATCATTCCGGAGAAAGTTGCAGGAATGTGGTATGACTTGATTAAAAAGGAATTTGGAGGGAATTCGTCAGTTCCTACTCAGTTCATAACAATAGAAACATTACAAAAAGCTAACGACTTTATTCTGGGAAACCTGCTCCTAGGGCTTTACTCCAAATCTGGTATTCAACCGTGGATCTTAAATTCATCACTATCATCCGATTGTTTTATTGGATTAGATGTATCCCATGAGTCGGGCAGGCATTCTGCTGGCATTGTGCAGATCGTTGGCAAGGACGGTAGGGTATTGTCTAGCCGAGCAAATACATCAAATGAAGCAGGGGAGAAAATCCGCCATGAGACAATGTGTCAAATTATATACTCAGCAATTGATCAATATCAGCGCCATTACAATGAAAAGCCAAGGCATGTTACATTTCATCGGGACGGGCTCTGCAGAGAAGATCTAAATAGTCTGGACGAAGTTTTTGACAGTCTGGGTGTAGACTATGATATGGTGGAGATCATAAAAAAAACGAACCGTCGAATGGCGATTAACGTCGATAAACAAGGATGGGAAACCAAATCAGGACTCTGTTATGTTAAGGATAATTGGGCATATCTCATTTCCACTAATCCGCACCCGCGTGTCGGAACGGCACAGCCCATTAAGATCGTCAAGAAACAGGGATCACTTTCTCTTGAAGCAATCGTCCAAGACATTTATCATCTTTCATTCATGCATATCGGGTCGTTATTAAAATGTCGGTTGCCCATAACCACGTATTATGCAGATTTAAGTTCTACCTTTTTCAATCGGCAATGGATTCCGATTGACTCCGGAGAATCACTTCATTTTGTCTAATAAATTTGACTTGCTTATTGATTTGAAATCAGGCTCCGCTTTCATTCGGATGCGGGAAGCTCCGGTATTTTGCTTTTGTCAGCTCCACATGCCCTCGTTTCAATTCATGCGAAATAACCGATTTCTTGCTTAAAAATGCCATCGTCTCGCATGTGCCAGATACCCGTTGACGTAAAAATAATTTGCGCAACTTATTTTTAAATCCTTGAGCGGTACAACGAGGTTCGGGGCATTTTGACGGATTATGTGCTGGAATCGGAAATCGAAGAGGAGACGGGACGGATCTTCATCCAGTCGATGGCCATTTACGAAATTTACCGGCCGAAGGATGTCGATTTTGTCACCTTGTTCCGTTACCGCTGGAATGGAAGAGTGAAAGAGTACGTGAAAGGAAACGAGTGATCAGGAGTGAAACCGGAAAAGGATGCGTCAAACCGTACTATTGCCTATTTTAGCCGGACCGGATTTCGGCGCGCCCTGGAGGCGATGTGGAAAAAGTACGTATCGCTTGGGCGGATCGGCGGGCAAGCGGTCGTCGAGCGGGCGTCAGAGGAAGAATGCGAGGCGATCAACTCTTTATTTGGCTGGAACAACAAGCCCGGCGATTCGGTTCGAATCCCGCTGGAGCTGTTCGATCAGGAGCTTCGCGAATCGGGCTTCGGCAACGATCTTCTCGAATTGCACCGGATGTTGAAAGGGAAGCCGCTGCTGACGAAGAGCGAACGAAAGGCGGGGCATC
Coding sequences within it:
- a CDS encoding ExeA family protein — protein: MIRGFFGWERVPFTREIETRHLHRSKRFEECVARMQYMVMTRSIGCVTGEIGCGKSTAVRYLKDQLDPNKYRFIYLSDANLKPRDFYRELLHHFGLPPKFLRSEAKRQFQHLVWDLYENQQKVAVIVVDEAHLLSGDMLQEIRFLTNFRMDSISPLALLLIGQPELQATLQLRIFKPITQRMNVRFHLEGLSLEECRDYISHQLEVAGSTGPVFTTEAMDAIYAHARGICREINNVCTAALLDAVLRKDKMIDTVHVTRILAEFKEQ
- a CDS encoding TIGR02679 domain-containing protein: MKPEKDASNRTIAYFSRTGFRRALEAMWKKYVSLGRIGGQAVVERASEEECEAINSLFGWNNKPGDSVRIPLELFDQELRESGFGNDLLELHRMLKGKPLLTKSERKAGHQENWRRLFAEARGAASDQWGPYSLQ
- a CDS encoding Piwi domain-containing protein; this encodes MNTPTTHHILTEWESDTNASNLVVHLYSLPVRNVFELHNENGHACSELRRLNKTNVIDFFEQFIASWQPIENWGKYTFTNHECRSINALVSTERTVLERLLLRTIESAQPRNEIAAGSRKFTWLKAEKVVQNISIHRVIHCDVSININGVITVGFDLNHSFRTNDSVFDLMKSKAIIKGDRVIDKYNNLHYEFDKVTEYTISDVVPELGQSVINYFVRERKQTWKVDKLDPSMPVVYVKMKNRQAPIAYAPAMLQKELTFESLPVAVVRQTSEVYKQNANQKIKILLDEMQNILKRTDKLQFSKQKLLVQQSGYKVKQIEIPNLTFGKNVTQSQPRYGLEKGGVVLSKPLSINLLVYPELINTKLNAITAFNDKLIALSHKWGVPLTILKKSETYRNKSIDFTNPHQFAILLKELANYSFQELTLVIIPEKVAGMWYDLIKKEFGGNSSVPTQFITIETLQKANDFILGNLLLGLYSKSGIQPWILNSSLSSDCFIGLDVSHESGRHSAGIVQIVGKDGRVLSSRANTSNEAGEKIRHETMCQIIYSAIDQYQRHYNEKPRHVTFHRDGLCREDLNSLDEVFDSLGVDYDMVEIIKKTNRRMAINVDKQGWETKSGLCYVKDNWAYLISTNPHPRVGTAQPIKIVKKQGSLSLEAIVQDIYHLSFMHIGSLLKCRLPITTYYADLSSTFFNRQWIPIDSGESLHFV
- a CDS encoding DUF5348 domain-containing protein, which gives rise to MNEIRFHGDTERWNVYDGEELLCSLRCGDAVMIQVGKHFLPSNLELDTDWYVKFGNSKFWLHRHAKYRVRPLF